A segment of the Carya illinoinensis cultivar Pawnee chromosome 1, C.illinoinensisPawnee_v1, whole genome shotgun sequence genome:
tgctgTAAGTTACGTCTGGATGCTGTAGGATTTCCATGTAATCTATCTTATTCGTCGCTGGGTAGCAATCGCCTGTTAATTTGTCCATGATTTCAGATGTAAATATTCACCTTctactttaattattaaaattgcgACTCGCTGTTGTgctaattttttcttcacttttctggaAGATTGAGATCATTTCCATTTTTATACATGCTGCTGAAAATGCCATTGAATGACAACATGACGGGAcattaatatgattttgttaGTGGGTTCTTTCTGCTAGAATTCAATAAAAAACGTGGCAACTTTATGTATCATGAGCTTGACTTGGTTCTTCTGTCTTTCAGTTTCGTACAGAACAATAATCTGACTGGTCTAGTTCCAAGTATCCTTAAAAAACCTGGGCTGAACCTCAAGTAAGTGTGAACATCTCCTAGTCTTATTATCCTTATCTCATCCACCACTGGTTATGCTGATTGTATCTATTTTACTGCTAGGACTTCTCCTGgaaataatttttcatctctCCCACCTTCTTGAGCAAGAACTTCAGGATCTAATAATGATAAGAGCGACTTGGCTGCTTTCTCCAGAAACTTGATTGATGATTCTGACCATTGATTCACGTATAGATATATTCCATAAAAGAGCTGTTATTGTTATAAGAATTCTGTTGGAAGTTGTTTATGCAAGCTCTCTGACTGAGGAATTGAAAGTTCTCCAAGCTCGGATGGAGGCATTCAAAACTCTACACTCGAAATGGATGTTCACATTGTGTCAATCCGATTCTTTTTTTAGTCAAAATGTAATTGGATCAAGCTTTTAAAATTGATGTGATTGTGCATATAATCATACCTTATTCATTTGTTGTATAGTTTTGTTCGCTATTATACAACAGCTTCTTTTTTCAATGAGGTCGTGGATTGTATCTGTTCAAGTTTTTGTACGTGTAAAACATTACTTATTCTCGTATTTCTAATATCACATGGTTCCATTCTCTTCGTATGGCAAGTGGCTTCATTACAAGgccattttctctttttgtttttctgtcGGCACTTGGTTACCTTGCTATGAATATTGatatcttttaatttgttttaaatctgCTGGGTTTTCCCCAAAGGGACTTTGAAATCAGTATCTTACGCGTTGGACTGAATCAGCTTTTGCAGATTCATTAATAATCACTATTTTGCAACTGGTTTTTTaaagaattagaaaaattatacataCTTGAGATAGTGAGATGTAGTTGAAGCTGTTGTGTTCTCAAGTGCACAATAATATTTTCTCCTTCAGTTCCATTTTCACCTTTCATAAAGGGCAATCCGTCGATGTAGTGGCCTTTTTGACACTTCTCTTCTaccacaattaaattcaaactctgTCTGGTATGCCTGAATGCTAGACCCACATATTCACAGGTCCTCCATCCTGCACTGCATCTGGCATGACTTCTCACTTCTTACTTCCCTATCAGTGTGAGACAGATAATTGTGTTTTCCAGGTGATAGAAAAGGGAATATGCAACTAAAATTAATGCTAATATCATCCGACAAGCAAAAATAGCCAGCATTTACGTTGTCCACACTTCAAATCCACAAGGATCCACCATAATTAACATTAATCTAAACTCGAAAACagagaagaatatatatatctaatgaaaagaaaaaaagaaaagaaaagaaatgagagtgaTGAACATATGTAGAACAACTCTGCAGAGACCAAATGGAACTTCAGCTGCTAATTTCTCTCTTCACCTCTCTAGTCTTCCCTTCTTGAGTGGAAACAGAGGTGGCAAGGAAGTGCTCTTTACCTGTGTGTAAATCGGCACATTAATCATAGGCCTTATTCTAAAACTAGCTGATCTTGTCCTCTCCAATCCTTTCTTTATCCTCTTTACATGCTTCTCTATGTTCCTCGAGCCATGCTTCCCTTCATCTTGTGTAGTTATGTCGGCAAGGGAGCTagaagaagacgaagatgatgaggaagaagatggtGATAAAGAGGAAGCACGTTGTTTCTTCAACCTTAATAGCTCTTTCCATAAAACAGTGCACTTTGGTGGCCTTGGAGATGGGTCATCATCAACAAACCAACTTACCCTTGTATTCCTCTCCTTTTCCACCTCTTCTTCTGCCTTTGTGTCTTTCACTTTGAGACTGATCTTATTAAGCTTTTCTGCATGCTGTATTTGCCAGAAGGGAAGGAGCTTCCCTTCAAAGAAAAGCTCGTCTGCAGTTAGCATTGTATGGCTACTCATATTGCTTGATAAGAACTCGAATTCTGCATTTCTTGCTTTATCCATCTccatttcttcatctttctcgCCCAGGGGATTTGGGCTAATGGAGATGAAATTCTTCTCATCGAGGAATTCAGAAGAGAAAGAAATCCGGGGACTTGAAGACTGTTCAGTGGATTTAGGAGTAGTTTGAACAGTTTCTAGGAAGACCATTTTGGCCGTGTTTGGGTTCAGAGAAAATGGGAATAAGGTTTGGTAGTTGTGTTTGATCAGATGCATGAGATTGTGATTTATAAAGGAAAGGAGATGCTCTGAGgcttcttattattttaatccCTTTGTTTTGTCATTTCAGTAAAATTGTGGACTGTgggattataaaatataatgtggTCTGGTGAAGGCGAAACAGGTGAACCAAGTTAGTGTTTAGAATATAGGAACAGCACATGGACACCTTGGGAACTCAAGACCAAAAAGGCTTGCAGTACCGCATTTTTGTATGCAATTTTAAACAGGCTTTTAcaatttcttttgcttttctaGATACCATAAAAGGAAGGAGaatcaaagattttttttattttattttttcttagtgaGGGGGGAAGCATAATTCAATGcaaacatgaaataaaatataagacaagaaaataaaatacaaaaggtAATATACTATTACATTAATATGGAGTATCCATGGAGTTTATTGTTGATACCATTTAAGACGTGTGAAAAATAAATGGCACCCCCTATGCAGGCTGACCATATCTGATTCCTCACATTTATAAATTGTGGATTAATATTctcgattttaaaaaatggtgcTACAATATAATGATCTAGGTTGGTTCATTTATCAAAtctgaatttatatttatatatattatatgtttatattattatatctgAATTTAGTGAATTATATATTCGTGGATAAAATtgtgtgaaaaagaaaaaatcgaaGTCTTGAATGAATATAAAGAcattctttgattttttgtttttggcaaTGGAAATCTTGATGAGATCCATTGAAAACTCTGCCAGAAGATTTTAGCAAAAAGATGATAGGGTGGCTAAGCTTTAGATTAGGTTATCTTTTCAACTAAAGTGGCGGTCATGGAGTGTTAAAGGGTGGCTAAGCTTTGTAGTTTTGACTCCCATGCTTTTAAGAGGGATTATAACATGGGAGAAGCCCAGCGCATGTGGTCACATGAGAGTAATTTCTAGCGCCATGTGAAAGCTGAATCTATGATATCCTACAAGATACACTCACTGACCAAGTTGCCCTTTTAAAGAGCTTCATCATTGTTGGTGCAGCATGTTATTTTTAACATCTAGGGATGGGTTTTCCTGTCATCTGACAAAGTTTACAAGTGGTATATATCATATTCATTTGTTGAAAAGCTTCCATTAAGATTTGGACAGCTCTAATTAATCTACTTAAGACTAGACATACAGCTAATAAACATAGAGCAGTAGTCTTTGGATTACTGTATATTGAAGTTTCAGTCTGTGGCCCTCCTATGTCCTAATAATTGAAGGAGGCAGTGATGTGGAAGATCTACAGCCAGAACATGTAATGGACAGCCAAGATTAGCCCTCTGATTGACCAaccaacgtttttttttttgtttgcagACAAAGAATTCTAAACTTGGGCGTTTTTGAAATGAAGCTCATTGGCAATTACAGTCTGTCATAAAGCAGTTGGTCAAAACACTACATTGAGATGCATTTGGACTCTTAAAAGTTAAGTGGTGCCCTATAGAATTGAAGACCAAAGTACCACAAACTCTTTTACAGACAAGAGTAAAGGCTTCGAAGGACAAGAAGATTTAAGTACCTTTCCGATCAGTTCATTTGGTTACTTTTATGGGAGAGGTCAGAGTGGGGCACAAAgtttttgggttttgagaaTTATCTTTTCTTTATAATATAAAAGCAGAGAGACTCAAGTCGTGCACTgtgcatgtatatataatttaagagTCCCATGAACAGCAACGTCAATGTGGCTACACTGTACATTAGTTGGaagaaagagggggggggggaccATAAACCATCCTATTAATATAAAGGGCTGCAACTTGGTAATGCTTAGGGTTGGAGGAGAGGGGTTTGGTCTGATCTCATGCAATACCCTGGTGCATGGGTAACATGATCGCTTTGGTTTTAATTACTGCATCGTCAGACTCTGTGCATGATGCATTAGCTgtttgggagagagagagagagagagagagagagagagatgaccaTGAATGACCAACTTTTTGTCAATTAAAGAGAAGTTTGGGGAAGGCGCATTCAAGTGGGAGTCCACTGCAGATTGAATGGATGgatactaaaaatatatttttttagagttttattattcatcattatcatgtattacattttttttttaacttcttcttaaataaattgaattattctatctATTATTCATACAACATatatttagtaagagaaaaaaataagaataagtgTGGTAAATGATGTAtaaggatgataaatagaatttttttttttcttttatctcatGTCATGGTGGTTGTATGTGTATTTAGCTCTATTACTATTTTAAGGCCTTTATACTACacattatatgtaatataatttaattcaaaaaataaattttaaaatttaaatattataaatcaaatatttttatttaagtgatGTAAATTGTATGATCTATAGACCGACTTGAAGATAGAATAATTCAAATAAGAATTATAATACGTAAAAGTCAATGCATAAACATACTATTCATTATAATATTGTTACATTAACCATAAAagtaattaaattacaaataatatttatgttagCTAATTCAGAGtatgtaaaaaatgaaaatcatggCCAGAGTACAAaatttggaaaggaaaaataaaaacacataatgCATCAACGACCTAATTCCAATCGACATGAAGAAAGTTGGCAACCAGCCAAAGTGCAATCACAGTCAATCATAATGCATGTGACGTAGAATACCTTATTAGCATTGCTTTCCGCATTTGACTATTCTTTCTGTCGTCTTTCTGATGTACTATTCCCAGACATTGAGTTAAAATGCAATTTCCAAAACAATGATGATCCAAGACCAAGGACAGAACAATGAATTCGATCTGTTACTGCCTTTTGGCATGTTGCGCTATGATTATGGGAGGAGTACTTACTGCAAGATCGATATTGTAACAAATTAAATGGAGACAGTTCAAAACATTTTAACATAGCTCTCGAGTATCTACAGCAGCAATTCTTGTGTCCAAGAGACTGGCCGGGGAGTTACACTTGTAAGAGCTAACTGAAGCCACCTAAGAAATGGAATATGGATGCTGAGGACCAAAATCATGCCAAGTTTCCTCGCTCCGGTCTGCATTACTTTCAATGGCATAGATTTATGATGTTTTGTTGTCTCCACTACTAGATCAGGTTGGTGTAATGATATTTAGTGGAGACTTGCTACAAATAGAGATTCATTCCACTTCTGCGCTGAATACTTTCTTTTTTGGATCATGTCATCATGATAGTTTTGAGTTTAACTTCAAAATACACGGAGGGAACAGAGAAAAACACACAAAATAACGATGTGGTTTTGTTGGTGAAAGAACAACCAAAACAATTCACTGTTAAAGAAGAAAgttatgataattaatttattaattgtcTTAAAAGTTACTGCCTGCTCAAATCCTCTTAAGAATACGATAAAATGATATCTTAAAAAACACCAGCTACAAAATTATAGTTCATGTAGCTAATCTTATCAGAAAATCTATCTAGTCCTGTTTTCCTGACCATATAGATATTTAAAGTACTACGCActgtgatatataatatataggacGATTTGATTTGACCAGCAGTTGTCACCATTTGAATGGAAAAGCATGAAATATAAATGTGTTTTAACTTCCCACAGTCGGTCAGCGGAGAAGAGGAGACGAGATGATCATCAGGGGAGAGACACAAGACGATATCAAGTACTGCAGTTCATTAATGGGTGTCTGGCATGTGGTCTGTACTCTCTGTCtccatgcatatatgcatgcggAACCCCGGCCTTCTTTATGGACAAGCAAGCCGCTAGTCAAATTATAcgaattttactatttatatatatatatatataaacatagtcacgtattaatctgtatattaatattaatgtatttatatttaaaatttaaattaatattatttttaataaaatttattttttaattgtcttgCATCTCTTTGGTTGCAATGTTcaattaaaatcaattcaatttaattttaaatttaatttaatttaattttaaatttaatttaattcattttttaattattaaatttaccttaatttaaaatatttttcaaataaaatcaataattttttttaattcaacacatatttatacataaaatttattatatttttttaatttctcataaataatactaaattcatcttaccatttaaatgcatttaaatttattttaaataaatctctCATAACTTATTCTATTTACTCAattaactattatttataaaaaaattaactcaatTTAATTCAACTTCCATATTTAATACTAGGCGAGAGGTTTCTAGCTAATTTACGACGTACACGcagataatataatatcaacaaTATAACACGCGCGCTCGCATTTTCAACCATATTCAATGTAATAATTGGTTACatatggttttttattttccagCTTTAGGCAGGCAGCTGCGATGCTTTAATTTGCATGCACGTGGAGAGTATTACtctaagagttttgctatatataagtaaaatcacgtactaatctgcgtattaatattgattctttcatatttaaattaatattattttcaataaaatctattttttgaccaatcacaataaattgatgcacatattaatgcATAAGTGTGTTTGCAAATAGACTTTTCCTTACTCtaaatatattgtaatatgTGTGGCAATACATTTCATTCACTGTTTGTTATTACTTTAATTACTAATGAATTTAATATGTGATTAAGTGCTGTGAAAACCTTGTGGCTCGATCTCGTTCCCTGAAACTCTAAGTCAGCATAAAGGCACGTGAGGAACATGTGCCGTGAACCTGAAGGGAGATGCTGAGCTACTGGATGTAATACACGTGTTGCTGATCCGTTATACCGTATATATGCTCTCTTATCTGATGTAACCCTAAGAGAGTGACCCCATTTTGTGTATCGGCAAAAACCAGAGAGGCGGAGAGGAGAGGAACTTGGGTTTGTTCTTGAGAGGAGAAATCCGTGTGATTTCTGTGTAAGTGATGAGAGGGTTCTGTAATACTATGAACTAAAGCTTCTCTGTGATTCAttgatttatcaataaatatctCTGAGGtcattcctgccgtggatgtagaccgatagggtcgaaccacgtatctcagtgtgttctttccttgctttcttatttttctttttcatatttgtttCTCGTAATCTCCTGATATATCTATTCTTATTTATCTTGTTGATTCATGCTTTATATCTGATCTGGAAGATGCTGTATATCAAGAGTTGGATCTGTGTTGATATAATGTTGGTTTTGTGAACATAGCTGATATATATTGCAACTGGTATAATCTTGAGCATTCTATTTTGAGTCATAGACAGAAAGAAACACTTGTTGTTGTTTTCTAGTAAACAAAtcttatatatagaatattaaaCTGTGGAtttcattattaaataaatctTGGCAATTTTTGTAACTATAAAACATAAgttttataacatatattatatttaacggCTATTATATATAGCCTATAGGACAATAGTGAGTCCTTCGTCACGAACTGGCCATAAAAGCATGGATCGGTGGAGCAAAATCTCTGATTTGATGATCCAGATCAAACAAACACTGCTGTACATCGAATTAAATcactaatattttcattttcttaatttacacAAATTAACCACGTTAAGATTGCGTTTAGATGTTGAAttgatatgaaagttaaataaaatattattaaaatattatttttaatattgttattattttgatatttaaaaaaattatattgtttattatattttatgttaaaatttgaaaaaattataataattaaataaaatgagttgaaataaattaagatggGTTAAAGAACCAAATTGGCCCTAATTTGCTCTCTATGTACATACAACACCTAAATTTCTCGGCCAAAGGCCGGCCACAAAAACAACGTCATTAAGCGCCTAGCTAGAGTACTTCCTgcttggatgttgagatgaattttttaataatagtaatGAGTTAAGTTAGTGGAGTGAGTTTTGTAAAGCTTacttaaaatgaatttatatgtatttatgaaaagttgaaaaaaattataaatttcatatgtaaagaacattgaattaaaaaaaaaaaaaaaaaggttacagGTCTAAcgtataaagagattttgagttaatatgagtttagtaatttaagagttgtgtgtttaaatgttaaatttagtttaaaattaaaatgaattgagttgatttcaattaagtataaatttcaaataagaCCTCGGATGATGAGTGAtcagtacgtacgtacgtagtttGGCTGTCGAGAAAAATGGGTTTGGATCGCAACAGTAATAGGTATAAGCtcaaaatgtaaaaattttgtataatttttttaaaaaatgtagactcatgaaaaaaagtgaattttatttttatttttctataataatattttatttttatttataaaagacTTACGCCATATATACTTATACGTTTGGAATATTAATGCACGTTAGATCTAATCGAATcgtatatatatcatgtaactATGAAACTCACATGTGATCATCACGTCCTTTTGCATACTATAAATTGACAAGATATATTTTTTCCTAATTTGTTTCTGTCACTCGACAATTTGACATACAATAGCAGTATAGTACCAGtactattaatttattcatcttCACATTTTGTTATGGCcacttattattaatttttcaaaacaaataaatatataatgctCTAGTACAATCCCTTTCGTCTTATCCGTTTCCTtgtatttttaataatcaaGGAGCTTCTACGTACTTTCTTGatcatttattaaaataagttaaaGTAGTTTATTTCTAGCTAGCTATGCACAAGACAACATCAAGGATGCACGCATgcactaaaacaaaaaatagattttaggaCGATTTTAGTTTgggatgaaataaaaattgtctcaaaaaattagattttggaaCATTTCAAAAAAGTGACGGATGTTTAGACCGTTCAAACGGTCTAGTTAGGGACGAAAGATTTTATCCCAAATTAGTTAAACGTTCGAACACTAAAGATATACTATTCGAACGTATAAattttaccgttcgaacgtaattttgACGCGttaagtaaaaattttttagaagaaaattgatgcatcgttcgaacgttaaagttTAACCGTTCGAATGACATATCAGCACGGTTCAAACATGATTTGAAAGGGTCGAACGGTGACcaggggttttattttttttgcagaattatatttatattaattagtaaatataagaaattggttaattaaataataggaataatataaattaataattagttcagaaaatataaaataataatatttcatagttaaatactgaatttacaaaacacaaaacattgtccatgcttaaaacaaaaactaaataaataaataaataaataaaaagatagaaggtactaattaaaacccaagtctttgcacacttcctcgattgcagctatacgttcctttATTTGTGTCaatcgagtactgatggtgacctgagttgCAGACATACCATCAATCTGTGTACGAAACACAAACACaacagaatggatctccatacgcacaaCATCaatcactgctgatgtctgtTCGCTGATCTCTGCATGCACAATCTCGGCCATCTCCTCACAAGTAACATTGTTTATTGATACCTCGGCCTGTGTGGATGTCTCAGCAGCtgatactccatgatctcccggctctGCATCTCTCTGAAGATCAACCGGTTTTGGAACATGTCCACGAagacgcagtctcgagtgtcctgtgttgcgtgagagggtggtgctgtttctCGGTCCCATCGACTCCCGTTTATGCTCGGCAACATCAGGCACAACACCATCAAACAGTAGAAATCAAGTGATCAGGATCtcgaatggtagtatatccatcgaaatgtaccgagactctgatcgaatcatatcgaatatataccccaccaagtcaataggaatgccacgagcgacccgtatcataaatttcgtccaatcaatgccaacttctgtcttgtgctgccgatgGTCAATGTTGTTGCcaattatcaaattcaaaatcttgaagaaagaagataaatctgcatGTTTGATTCTCTTTATCCAGttatacggtggagcatctggaccaacaaccaaatccctTACCTCATGATCaacaagggtatcgacctcatcagtataaactgatccCTCCTtctcagctgtctccgcctcagctgaaggatcagactttctaggcaccacattcgaaTATGCATCTGGCCCTAGGAAtgccgagatgctcagcaagtagTACTCGTGAAAATACAACAGGTACTCCTTGGACGGAGATCCTGTAGGCCCCTCCGTCATCGGGGCTGGTACTACCGagctctctatagaactcagcaacaatgtcaatataGGGGACTAGCTCCCATGCGTCTAGGATAGGTCCTCAACCACGATCGCTGAAGACTGCTAATAGTGAATGACCCTCCCATACAAGACTCTGAAAATCataaatcttcactggtcgctccagtgaaacagTCCTCTCCCTGACCAGACCACTACTAGTCTCACTAGAATTGCGTCGCTTACGTCCCGCCCTAGAAGaaaacattataatcaacctgaaatttacaattaaaaattagatacacaacattaacaataaaaacatattaaataaCTATTCACAGTACACATCAAGgaatagcaatttaataaattgagatattgtgaacaaaataatttttaataaataatatcactttatttaatattaatgtgattaatattaatagaaacattaatattaaattttatatttttaaattatggcattaattgtattataatatagaaattatttttaattaaaattgattggagctataatatggaaaaaaacaattaataaatattactaaaatctTTTATACCCGTTTGAACGTCTAAAATAGTGATCAAACAATAAAACTGTACATTTGAACGTGTAAAACAACGTTCAAATGTATAAcgtttaccgttcgaacaccCAACATAGAGATCGAACGTTCTATGTAATGTTCGAACATTTACATGAAAATGGTACGAGGaagatccatttattttagtttctcaagcatctcaagtattctacttaaatgacccgaagttaggaaatcaataacgagtagtacaaaaatattctccaataaatatatatgatgttatctcTCAGGCAGAAGggtgagatgaagaagaagattatGCTTCTACTCAataagcataccaagagagtcagcccatctttaatttgtttgtaaaTTTGAACCAGTATGAGATAATTCCATTAAACAAAAAAGATATTGAaactgaaattgttgatgcaatatttgagcaaaatgttaattcatctaaaatatctacagatgatgagactgaattgtcaaatgatactaaTACAGATAGTAATTGATGAATTAtgttttcacattacgtgataATGAGTACTATTTTGCttgatgaatattgtatcaattttctgaaattatgcctccgacGAGAAAGGAAGTTCGCATctcatctccacctgttcctaccTCTcattcagactcaccattagagattgactctacagaataaggtaaaattataatagtcataaaagttattaattaaggttataatagaaaattgattacaatgttatatatcatgatgacttcacagtacaatctcgtcaaggtcgaggcactactaGAGGCGTgatgttggaaaaatatcgtaaggtgggtaaaaTCAAGGTTACATTCTTGACGAACATACCGGAGacgaaggacaaccagcagcttggcttgcatcgcatgtgggtgctctaacatgaacttatgcacctttg
Coding sequences within it:
- the LOC122275054 gene encoding uncharacterized protein LOC122275054 — protein: MHLIKHNYQTLFPFSLNPNTAKMVFLETVQTTPKSTEQSSSPRISFSSEFLDEKNFISISPNPLGEKDEEMEMDKARNAEFEFLSSNMSSHTMLTADELFFEGKLLPFWQIQHAEKLNKISLKVKDTKAEEEVEKERNTRVSWFVDDDPSPRPPKCTVLWKELLRLKKQRASSLSPSSSSSSSSSSSSLADITTQDEGKHGSRNIEKHVKRIKKGLERTRSASFRIRPMINVPIYTQVKSTSLPPLFPLKKGRLER